GAGGCCAGCTCGGACCTGGTCACCGCGACCGGCACCGCTCCCCCGGCCTTGCCCGTGGTGCGGGCATGCGCATCGGAGATCAGCCGGCACAGCGCACGGTAGCCCGCACCGCTGTTGTTCCCGTGGGCCAGCACAACCACACGTCCCGCTACCTCGGTGCGGAGGTCGCCGTCGTCGTCAAAGACCGCAAGTTCCACGCCGGCAATCGGATCAAGTCCCGCAGCCATGCAGGCCTTGAGGTGTTTGACTGTTCCATAGAGGCCGTCACGGTCCGTGCAGGCGAGCGCCGTCGCGCCGTCCGCGGCAGCGGCGGCGGCCAGCTCATCCGGCCAGGAGACCCCGTAGTGGGCGCTGAAGGCGGTGGAAACATGGAGATGCGTAAAGCTCATGCTGATTCGGGCGCAAGGAACGGACGCAGGGCGTCGTGGATCCGCAGCAGGCGCCAGCGTCCGCTGCCCACATGCCGGGTGAGGTCAAGGGTGAGGCTGTCGGTGTCGGTGTCGGTGGAATCTGCCGGGCGCACCTGCACCCGCCAGATCTCGTGATCCACCAGCCCGGGACCGCTCCCCAGCGGTGCCCGCTGTTCCTCAGCCCACCATTGACGCCGCTCGTACCAGCGGACCGGTTCCGCACAAAGGATGTAGTGGCGGCCGGCCCAGCCGAGCGTCAAAGGCTCGCCCGAAGGGGTGCAGACGACGTCCACGGTCTCGCTGAACATACCCACTGCGCCTCCCGGACCACACCATGTGAAAAAACGACCGGTAGAAAAACGATCGGCAACTATTCGAACATATATTCGAACAACTCCAGTCTACGACGGTCCTTCGGCAAAACCTAGGTCAGGGGTGGACGGACGTACGCGCAGGTAGCAGGATTGAGCCATGAGCTCCCATAACGCACTTCTGAAACACGTCAGCATCGCCGCCGAGGACACGTCCCTGGTGGCGAAGTTCGATATAGACGGAAACATCCCCGGCCAGGGCGCTTATGTGGTGGGGCTCGTCGCGGCAACACCGGATCATTCCCACCAGCGAAGGATGGGGATCGAGTTTATGAACGGGGAGGCGGTGTCCTTCTACTGCTTCAGCCATGACGGTACGGAGGAGAACTTTGACCTTAAGGGTGTCGACCACTCCGGAAACACCATCACCGGGCATTTCCCGCTCAGCACTGTCATGGGCCTGGCCAAGGGCCACCTGATGACGGCATTCAGCGACTGTGACGGCCGGGAGTACCAGTCAAACGTTGCGGTAGAGGAAGCCCTCTAAGCCGCCCGTCAGGAGCTGGCTTTGTAAACCTCCAGCTCGAGCGTGATAAAAGCATCGACCATGGCCCGGTAGGTTTTTTCGATGAGGTCGACGTCGATGTCCTTCTGCTGGGCCGTGGTGCGGACGTGTTCGATCACCCGCTCCACGCGTCCGGGGGCCCGCACCTCGGCGCTGTCCGCTTTGAGGGTTCCGGCGATCCGGATCAGGCGCTCGCGGCGGCCGATCAGGGAC
This genomic window from Arthrobacter sp. EM1 contains:
- a CDS encoding chorismate mutase, whose amino-acid sequence is MDMSTNHENDKAAKADREQLAAVRVAVDEVDEQIVSLIGRRERLIRIAGTLKADSAEVRAPGRVERVIEHVRTTAQQKDIDVDLIEKTYRAMVDAFITLELEVYKASS
- a CDS encoding DUF6504 family protein → MGMFSETVDVVCTPSGEPLTLGWAGRHYILCAEPVRWYERRQWWAEEQRAPLGSGPGLVDHEIWRVQVRPADSTDTDTDSLTLDLTRHVGSGRWRLLRIHDALRPFLAPESA